AAGGCACCGCCAAAGGCAAGGAATTCATAATCGAAAAAATAATCAAACCACAGGACGAAAAAGGACCACGGTACATTCTAAAAGGTTTTGAAAACAGAGAATACATCAAAATGAATTCGAATTCCTATCTCGGAATGTCCCTCAGAAAAGAAGTTGTTGAAGCCGAGGAACACGCGGTGAGGGAATACGGCGTTGGGCCGGGTGCCGTAAGATTTATCAGCGGCAGTCACAAACCTCACAGGGACCTTGAAAAAAAACTGGCCGAATTTCACGGCAGAGAAGAAGCGATGATCTTCAGCTCCGCTTATGTTACAGTCATGGGAACTCTTGCCACGCTGGCGTCGCCTGACACTGTAATCATAAGCGATGAACTGAACCACAATTGCATAATAAACGCGGTCAGACTTTCCAGACCCAAGGACAAAACCATATATAAGCACAACGACGTAAACGACCTCGACGAAAAAATAAAAAGTTACGTCGGGAAAGCTTCCAGAATTCTGGTTGTCACTGACGGGATTTTCAGCATGAGAGGAGATTACGCCCCCCTCGATAAAATTTCCGAAGTCATAAAAAAATACGACAGCAAGTTCGACGAGAACATAGTCCTCGTTGTCGACGATTCACACGGTGTGGGGGCTTTCGGCAAGACCGGACGCGGAACCGAAGAATACACAAACTGCGGAAAAGTTGACGTTTTGATAGGCACTCTTGGAAAAGCTTACGGAGTAAATGGCGGATACATAACTTCAAGCGAAACCATAGTCACCTTCCTCAGAGAATCGGCACCTATGTATATATACTCGAATCCAATAACCACCTCCGAAGCTGCGGCTGTAATAAAAGTACTCGAATTACTCGAAAGTAAACAAGGCACCGAAATACTCGAACATTTGAGGAATATGACTAAAAAGTTCGAAAAAGGTCTTCTGGACCTGGGATTCGAGATTATCGTCAGCGATCACCCGATAGTTCCTGTCCTCGTCAGGAATACAGAAAAAACAGCCGAACTCGTTAAGTTCCTCATAGACAACGGCGTCCTGGCTACCGGTTTAAATTATCCGGTTGTTCCAAAAGGCGACGAGACCATAAGATTTCAGGTCAACGCCGATCACACCGCTT
This portion of the candidate division WOR-3 bacterium genome encodes:
- a CDS encoding aminotransferase class I/II-fold pyridoxal phosphate-dependent enzyme, translating into MPVNKLENVLKCSVSDLRKKGTAKGKEFIIEKIIKPQDEKGPRYILKGFENREYIKMNSNSYLGMSLRKEVVEAEEHAVREYGVGPGAVRFISGSHKPHRDLEKKLAEFHGREEAMIFSSAYVTVMGTLATLASPDTVIISDELNHNCIINAVRLSRPKDKTIYKHNDVNDLDEKIKSYVGKASRILVVTDGIFSMRGDYAPLDKISEVIKKYDSKFDENIVLVVDDSHGVGAFGKTGRGTEEYTNCGKVDVLIGTLGKAYGVNGGYITSSETIVTFLRESAPMYIYSNPITTSEAAAVIKVLELLESKQGTEILEHLRNMTKKFEKGLLDLGFEIIVSDHPIVPVLVRNTEKTAELVKFLIDNGVLATGLNYPVVPKGDETIRFQVNADHTAFDIDCVLDILKKYKETH